DNA sequence from the Schistocerca americana isolate TAMUIC-IGC-003095 chromosome 2, iqSchAmer2.1, whole genome shotgun sequence genome:
GAAGCCTTGAAAAAGGAATGTAGGGTGGTACATACGACTGGCGTGGTGTTAGCTTGAAGTGAATTCGAGCTATCTTCTTCTAAAGCTATAGGACAAGTGCGCCGATTGTAGTTCGTGTCGGGATAATTCTGTCTTCAGATAACGCATTCCGCTGTCGTAACGGCATGGAGACGATACTGAGGTGCCGAGATAATCATTCGTACGTCGTTTACTATGTGACTCCTACATAAGAAACAAGGGGTGTATAGAGAGAAGTGAAAGAAGGTGATCTGAATAAAGATTAAACAAGTGTTTGTAACTGGAGTTAGTGGCATCAACTTTCATCCAAAGCGGAATAattcttctttttctctctcttgtGAACGTATTTTCTTTTGACGCAAGGGAGTACACTACTGTTAACCTTACGGAGGTTAGTGTGATTCATTTTGAGTGATCTATTACTGAAGAGAACTGTGGAAAGAGGCAGGTTAAAGAGCGTAATATCCACCAACTCTCGCAGAACAATCTTACGACGTGAACGGTTAAACGAACACGAAGTAATTGAAACTCCTGTGTTTGTTGTAGCAGTGGCCTTTACGGAGAAGAGGAACTGTTGACTGTCGTAGAGAGTGGTCGGAGCGAGTGTTCTGGGGGTTGAACGCTCGCTGTTGTTGCCTCGGAGCTCGAAAGACTCGGCCACTTTGAAACATGGATTCCTCGGACACGGGCGAGACGAGCACCCCGCTGGCGCTGTCGGCGACGTCGAGCGGCGACCTGTCGGCGGTGAACGGCACGGCGACCCCGACGGCCGCCGACGGCGGCGACCCGCTGCTGGTGTCTGCGGCGATGACGGCGCTGTACGTGGCCATCCTGGCGGCGGGGCTGGTGGGCAACGTGAGCACGTGCGCCGTGATCGCGCGCAGCCGCCACCTGCACACGGCCACCAACTACTACCTGTTCAGCCTGGCCATCAGCGACCTGCTGCTGCTCGTGTCCGGGCTGCCGCACGAGCTGTACAACATGTGGGTGCAGCCGTACGCGCTCGGCCAGGCCGTGTGCGTGCTGCAGGGCTTCGCGGCCGAGACGTCGGCCAACGCGTCCGTGCTCACCATCACCGCCTTCACCGTCGAGCGCTACGTGGCCATCTGCCACCCGTTCCAGGCGCGCGGTCTCTCCCAGCTGTCCAGGGCCGTCAAGCTGGTCATCGCCGTCTGGTGCGTCGCCCTCTGCCTCGCCGTGCCGCAGGTAACGCCTCTCCTTATATCTACATCTGGCTAAACATTTCAGAGCCGTCTCTACCATCAAGCCGTCTAAACGGACAGCACATTCGAACGTTGAGCGTACCCTGATTCTGACGTCATAGGCCATAGCGTATAAAAACCacgttgcaaaaaaatggctctgagcactatgggacttaacatctatggtcatcagtcccctagaacttagaactgttgttgttgtcttcagtcatgactctggtttgatgcagctctccatgctactctatcctgtgcaagcttcttcatctcccagtaactactgcaacctacatccatctgaatctgcttagtgtattcatctcttggtctccctctatgatttttaccctccacgctgcgctccaatgctaaatttgtgatcccttgatgcctcagaacatgtcctaccaaccggtcccttcttcttgtcaggttgtgccacaaactcctcttctccccaattctattcagtacctcctcattagttatgtgatctacccatctaatcttcagcattcttctgtaacaccacatttcgaaagcttctattctcttcttgtccaaactattaattgtccatgtttcacttccatacatggctacactccacacaaatactttcagaaacgacttcctggcacttaaatctatactcgatgttaaccaatttctcttcttcagaaacgctttccttgccattgccagtctacactttatatcctctctacttcgaccatcatcagttattttgctcccaaatagcaaaactcctttactacttaaagtgtctcatttcttaatctaattccctcagcatcacccgacttaattcgactacattccattatcctcgttttgcttttgttgatgttcatcttatatcttcctttcaagacactgttcattccattcaactgctcttccaagtcctttgctgtctctgacataattacaatgtcatcggtgaacctcaacgtttttatttcttctccatggactttaatacctactccgaagttttattttgtttcctttactacttgctcaatatacagattgaataacatcg
Encoded proteins:
- the LOC124594423 gene encoding pyrokinin-1 receptor-like is translated as MDSSDTGETSTPLALSATSSGDLSAVNGTATPTAADGGDPLLVSAAMTALYVAILAAGLVGNVSTCAVIARSRHLHTATNYYLFSLAISDLLLLVSGLPHELYNMWVQPYALGQAVCVLQGFAAETSANASVLTITAFTVERYVAICHPFQARGLSQLSRAVKLVIAVWCVALCLAVPQVTPLLISTSG